From Candidatus Zixiibacteriota bacterium, one genomic window encodes:
- a CDS encoding FHA domain-containing protein — protein MSFWRSTAPLWHMANILWTQRISSLSTDFTSFLVPLRYNSIDFDGTTDLLVKPMSLRPLMVVEEGPDRGRQFTTDAVQFRVGRSSDRCDFVLSDEDPAISREHFAVIRRGDTFLFMNLSRNGSSINGVRADQTLLKSNDLIKVGMQTVIRFTVEDERNLGANPSFGL, from the coding sequence ATGTCATTCTGGCGTAGCACTGCGCCATTGTGGCATATGGCCAATATTCTGTGGACTCAAAGAATTTCCTCACTCAGTACCGATTTCACTTCCTTCTTGGTTCCACTGCGGTACAATTCTATTGATTTTGACGGCACAACCGATTTACTTGTTAAACCTATGTCACTTAGGCCGCTGATGGTTGTTGAAGAGGGTCCTGATCGCGGACGGCAATTCACTACCGACGCCGTACAATTCCGCGTCGGTCGCTCGTCGGACAGATGCGATTTTGTGCTCTCGGATGAAGATCCAGCCATTAGCCGCGAGCATTTTGCCGTGATTCGGCGCGGAGATACATTCCTGTTTATGAATCTCTCGCGTAACGGCTCCTCGATTAACGGCGTGCGCGCCGATCAAACCTTGTTGAAAAGCAACGACTTAATCAAAGTTGGGATGCAAACCGTGATCCGCTTCACGGTGGAAGACGAGCGCAACCTGGGAGCCAATCCCAGTTTTGGACTATAA